In Aedes albopictus strain Foshan chromosome 3, AalbF5, whole genome shotgun sequence, the following are encoded in one genomic region:
- the LOC109418562 gene encoding Golgi pH regulator, protein MGFLEDTLIILISQVCFFIGGWIFFVKQLFRNYEIRHVFVQLVFSSTFALSLTMFELIIFEIIGFLDSSSRYFHWRLGLTLLLFMVIALIPYVIVYSSISNIRIVPQRWVQPLSTVLWFCYLYVFWRIGDPFPLLSVSKGIFTIEQAVSRIGVVGVTVMAVLSGFGAVNYPYTSMSYFIRPVSQSDVANIERRLMQTMDMILVKKKRIALDRRRTKPNAKPGIWGMISSVTQRPPGAENIGQLRLEISALEELSRQLFLEAHSMKNMQERERWAGTLQGKYFNVLGHFFSLYCLWKIFICTINIIFDRVGKKDPVTRGIEIAVHWCGFDMDIAFWSQHVSFMLVGCIVVTSIRGLLLTLTKFFYKISSSKSSNIIVLVLAQLMGMYFCSSVLLMRMNMPAEYRVIITEVLGGLHFNFYHRWFDVIFLVSALTTIVILYLLHKPPNVDTSM, encoded by the exons atgggattcctcgaggatacGTTAATAATTCTGATTTCGCAG GTGTGCTTCTTCATCGGAGGATGGATATTCTTCGTGAAGCAACTGTTCCGGAACTACGAGATCCGGCATGTGTTCGTGCAGCTGGTGTTCTCCTCCACGTTTGCCCTCTCGCTGACGATGTTCGAGCTGATCATATTCGAAATCATCGGCTTTCTAGACTCCAGTTCGCGGTACTTCCACTGGCGGTTGGGCTTGACGCTGCTGCTTTTTATGGTGATTGCGTTGATTCCGTACGTGATAGTGTACTCTTCTATTAGTAACATTCGGATAG TGCCTCAAAGATGGGTCCAACCGTTAAGTACGGTGCTCTGGTTCTGCTATCTGTATGTTTTCTGGAGGATCGGAGATCCATTCCCGCTGTTAAGTGTCAGCAAAGGGATCTTTACGATCGAGCAAGCCGTGTCCCGGATAGGAGTGGTGGGTGTAACGGTGATGGCCGTGCTGTCCGGGTTTGGTGCCGTAAATTATCCGTACACGAGCATGTCGTATTTCATTAGGCCAGTATCGCAGAGTGATGTAGCCAATATCGAGCGAAGATTGATGCAAACAATGGACATGATCCTGGTGAAGAAGAAGCGCATTGCTCTGGACAGAAGGAGAACGAAGCCGAATGCAAAACCCGGTATTTGGGGCATGATTAGCAGCGTTACGCAAAGACCACCGGGAGCCGAGA ATATCGGACAGCTGAGGTTGGAAATATCagccctggaggaactctccAGGCAACTGTTTCTGGAAGCACATTCTATGAAGAATATGCAGGAAAGAGAACGGTGGGCTGGTACCTTGCAGGGGAAATACTTCAACGTGCTGGGTCATTTTTTCAGCTTATATTGCTTGTGGAAGATCTTCATC TGCACAATCAATATCATCTTCGACCGAGTGGGTAAGAAAGATCCCGTTACAAGGGGCATCGAAATCGCCGTCCACTGGTGCGGTTTCGACATGGACATAGCCTTCTGGAGTCAACACGTGTCTTTCATGCTTGTCGGATGCATTGTGGTGACATCGATTCGGGGTCTACTGTTGACCCTGACTAAG TTCTTTTACAAAATATCCTCGAGCAAGTCATCCAACATAATCGTGTTGGTATTAGCCCAACTGATGGGTATGTACTTCTGCTCCTCGGTTCTGCTAATGCGAATGAACATGCCTGCCGAGTACCGAGTCATCATAACCGAGGTGCTCGGAGGTTTGCATTTTAACTTCTACCACCGCTGGTTCGACGTAATCTTTCTGGTAAGTGCCCTGACGACCATAGTGATTCTCTATCTACTTCACAAACCGCCAAACGTCGACACGAGTATGTAA